One window from the genome of Macaca fascicularis isolate 582-1 chromosome 7, T2T-MFA8v1.1 encodes:
- the AP1G2 gene encoding AP-1 complex subunit gamma-like 2 isoform X5, whose translation MVAPSLKLQDLIEEIRGAKTQAQEREVIQKECAHIRASFRDGDPVHRHRQLAKLLYVHMLGYPAHFGQMECLKLIASSRFTDKRVGYLGAMLLLDERHDAHLLITNSIKNDLSQGIQPVQGLALCTLSTMGSAEMCRDLAPEVEKLLLQPSPYVRKKAILTAVHMIRKVPELSSVFLPPCVHLLHERHHGILLGTITLITELCERSPAALRHFRKVVPQLVQILRTLVTTGYSTEHSISGVSDPFLQVQILRLLRILGRNHEESSETMNDLLAQVGAGRRALVATNTDTSRNAGNAVLFETVLTIMDIRSAAGLRVLAVNILGRFLLNSDRNIRYVALTSLLRLVQSDHSAVQRHRPTVVDCLQETDASLSRRALELSLALVNSSNVRAMMQELQAFLESCPPDLRADCASGILLAAERFAPTKRWHIDTILHVLTTAGTHVRDDAVANLTQLIGGAQELHAYSVRRLYNALAEDISQQPLVQVAAWCIGEYGDLLLEGNCEEIEPLQVDEEEVLALLEKVLQSHMSLPATRGYALTALMKLSTRLQGDNNRIRQVVSIYKSCLDVELQQRAVEYDTLFRKYDHMRAAILEKMPLVERDGPQADEEAKESKAAAQLSEAVPAPTEPQASQLLDLLDLLDGASGDAQHPPPLDPSPGGALVYLLDLPCAPPPPAPIPDLKVFEREGVQLNLSFIRPPENPALLLITATATNSSEGDVTDFICQAAVPKSLQLQMQAPSGNTVPARGGLPITQLFRILNPNKAPVRLKLRLTYNHFHQSVQEIFEVNNLPVESWQ comes from the exons atggtggcGCCTTCGCTGAAGCTTCAGGACCTCATCGAAGAGATTCGCGGGGCCAAGACTCAGGCCCAGGAGCGGGAGGTGATCCAAAAGGAGTGCGCCCACATCCGGGCCTCCTTCCGCGATGGGGACCCAGTGCACAGGCACCGGCAGCTGGCCAAACTGCTCTACGTCCACATGTTGGGCTACCCCGCCCACTTTGGACAG ATGGAGTGCCTGAAACTGATCGCCTCCTCCAGATTCACAGACAAGAGGGTGGGCTACCTGGGGGCCATGCTTCTATTGGATGAGAGGCACGATGCCCACCTGCTCATTACCAACAGCATCAAGAA TGACCTGAGCCAGGGGATTCAGCCAGTACAAGGCCTGGCCTTGTGCACTTTGAGCACCATGGGCTCTGCTGAGATGTGCCGAGACCTGGCCCCAGAGGTGGAGAAACTGCTCCTGCAGCCCAGTCCCTACGTGCGCAAGAAG GCTATTCTGACTGCAGTGCACATGATCCGGAAGGTCCCTGAACTCTCCAGCGTCTTCCTCCCACCCTGTGTCCACCTGCTTCACGAGCGTCACCATG GCATCCTGCTGGGCACCATCACGCTGATCACGGAGCTCTGCGAACGAAGCCCTGCAGCCCTCAGGCACTTCCGAAAG GTGGTACCCCAGCTGGTACAGATCCTCCGGACTCTGGTGACAACGGGATACTCCACAGAACACAGCATATCTGGAGTCAGCGACCCCTTCCTGCAG GTCCAGATACTTCGTCTGCTTCGGATCCTGGGCCGGAACCACGAGGAGAGCAGTGAGACCATGAATGACTTGCTGGCCCAGGTCGGGGCTGGGAGGAGGGCACTG GTGGCCACTAACACAGACACCAGCCGAAATGCCGGGAATGCGGTCCTGTTTGAGACAGTACTCACCATCATGGATATCCGCTCTGCAGCTGGCCTACGG GTTCTAGCTGTCAACATTCTTGGCCGCTTCCTACTCAACAGTGACAGGAACATTAG GTATGTAGCCCTGACATCATTGCTTCGACTGGTGCAGTCTGATCACAGTGCTGTGCAGCGGCATCGGCCCACTGTGGTGGATTGTCTACAGGAAACTGATGCCTCCCTCAGCCG GAGGGCCCTGGAACTAAGCCTGGCTCTGGTAAATAGCTCCAATGTGCGAGCCATGATGCAAGAGCTGCAGGCCTTTCTGGAGTCCTGCCCGCCTGACCTACGGGCTGACTGTGCCTCAGGCATCCTGCTAGCTGCAGAAAG GTTTGCTCCCACCAAACgctggcacatagacaccatccTGCATGTGCTGACCACG GCAGGTACCCATGTGCGGGATGATGCAGTGGCCAACCTGACCCAGCTGATTGGGGGGGCCCAGGAGCTACATGCCTACTCTGTGCGCCGCCTCTACAATGCCCTGGCAGAAGACATTTCCCAG CAACCACTGGTGCAGGTGGCAGCCTGGTGCATTGGGGAATATGGGGACCTCCTGCTGGAGGGGAACTGTGAGGAGATTGAGCCCCTTCAG GTGGACGAAGAGGAAGTACTGGCATTGCTGGAAAAGGTGCTGCAGTCCCATATGTCCCTGCCAGCCACTCGAGGATATGCCCTCACAGCCCTCATGAAACTCAGCACTCGCCTCCAAGGGGACAATAA CCGCATCCGCCAGGTGGTGTCCATCTACAAGAGCTGCTTGGACGTAGAGCTGCAACAGCGGGCTGTGGAGTATGACACACTCTTCCGGAAGTACGATCACATGAG GGCTGCCATCCTGGAAAAAATGCCTCTTGTGGAGCGAGATGGCCCTCAGGCTGATGAGGAAGCAAAGGAAAGCAAAGCAGCAGCCCAACTTTCAGAAGCAGTCCCAGCACCCACAGAGCCCCAG GCCTCACAGCTCCTGGATCTGCTAGATCTCCTGGATGGGGCTTCTGGGGATGCCCAGCATCCTCCCCCTCTGGACCCCTCCCCTGGAGGTGCCCTGGTATACCTGCTGGACCTTCCCTGTGCACCTCCACCCCCAG CTCCCATCCCAGATCTCAAAGTGTTTGAGCGTGAGGGAGTACAGCTGAATCTGTCTTTCATTCGACCCCCTGAAAACCCTGCTTTGCTGTTAATCACCGCCACTGCCACCAACTCCTCAGAGGGTGATGTCACCGATTTCATCTGCCAGGCTGCTGTGCCCAAG AGTCTCCAGCTCCAAATGCAGGCCCCCAGTGGGAACACAGTTCCAGCTCGGGGTGGCCTTCCTATCACCCAGCTCTTCAGAATCCTCAATCCTAACAAG GCCCCTGTGCGGCTAAAGCTGCGCCTCACCTACAACCACTTTCACCAGTCAGTGCAGGAGATCTTTGAGGTGAACAACTTGCCTGTGGAATCGTGGCAGTAA
- the AP1G2 gene encoding AP-1 complex subunit gamma-like 2 isoform X3, whose protein sequence is MGWSRNLETYFGKVRMVAPSLKLQDLIEEIRGAKTQAQEREVIQKECAHIRASFRDGDPVHRHRQLAKLLYVHMLGYPAHFGQMECLKLIASSRFTDKRVGYLGAMLLLDERHDAHLLITNSIKNDLSQGIQPVQGLALCTLSTMGSAEMCRDLAPEVEKLLLQPSPYVRKKAILTAVHMIRKVPELSSVFLPPCVHLLHERHHGILLGTITLITELCERSPAALRHFRKVVPQLVQILRTLVTTGYSTEHSISGVSDPFLQVQILRLLRILGRNHEESSETMNDLLAQVGAGRRALVATNTDTSRNAGNAVLFETVLTIMDIRSAAGLRVLAVNILGRFLLNSDRNIRYVALTSLLRLVQSDHSAVQRHRPTVVDCLQETDASLSRRALELSLALVNSSNVRAMMQELQAFLESCPPDLRADCASGILLAAERFAPTKRWHIDTILHVLTTAGTHVRDDAVANLTQLIGGAQELHAYSVRRLYNALAEDISQQPLVQVAAWCIGEYGDLLLEGNCEEIEPLQVDEEEVLALLEKVLQSHMSLPATRGYALTALMKLSTRLQGDNNRIRQVVSIYKSCLDVELQQRAVEYDTLFRKYDHMRAAILEKMPLVERDGPQADEEAKESKAAAQLSEAVPAPTEPQASQLLDLLDLLDGASGDAQHPPPLDPSPGGALVYLLDLPCAPPPPAPIPDLKVFEREGVQLNLSFIRPPENPALLLITATATNSSEGDVTDFICQAAVPKSLQLQMQAPSGNTVPARGGLPITQLFRILNPNKAPVRLKLRLTYNHFHQSVQEIFEVNNLPVESWQ, encoded by the exons ATGGGGTGGTCGCGGAATTTGGAGACCTACTTCGGGAAAG tcagaatggtggcGCCTTCGCTGAAGCTTCAGGACCTCATCGAAGAGATTCGCGGGGCCAAGACTCAGGCCCAGGAGCGGGAGGTGATCCAAAAGGAGTGCGCCCACATCCGGGCCTCCTTCCGCGATGGGGACCCAGTGCACAGGCACCGGCAGCTGGCCAAACTGCTCTACGTCCACATGTTGGGCTACCCCGCCCACTTTGGACAG ATGGAGTGCCTGAAACTGATCGCCTCCTCCAGATTCACAGACAAGAGGGTGGGCTACCTGGGGGCCATGCTTCTATTGGATGAGAGGCACGATGCCCACCTGCTCATTACCAACAGCATCAAGAA TGACCTGAGCCAGGGGATTCAGCCAGTACAAGGCCTGGCCTTGTGCACTTTGAGCACCATGGGCTCTGCTGAGATGTGCCGAGACCTGGCCCCAGAGGTGGAGAAACTGCTCCTGCAGCCCAGTCCCTACGTGCGCAAGAAG GCTATTCTGACTGCAGTGCACATGATCCGGAAGGTCCCTGAACTCTCCAGCGTCTTCCTCCCACCCTGTGTCCACCTGCTTCACGAGCGTCACCATG GCATCCTGCTGGGCACCATCACGCTGATCACGGAGCTCTGCGAACGAAGCCCTGCAGCCCTCAGGCACTTCCGAAAG GTGGTACCCCAGCTGGTACAGATCCTCCGGACTCTGGTGACAACGGGATACTCCACAGAACACAGCATATCTGGAGTCAGCGACCCCTTCCTGCAG GTCCAGATACTTCGTCTGCTTCGGATCCTGGGCCGGAACCACGAGGAGAGCAGTGAGACCATGAATGACTTGCTGGCCCAGGTCGGGGCTGGGAGGAGGGCACTG GTGGCCACTAACACAGACACCAGCCGAAATGCCGGGAATGCGGTCCTGTTTGAGACAGTACTCACCATCATGGATATCCGCTCTGCAGCTGGCCTACGG GTTCTAGCTGTCAACATTCTTGGCCGCTTCCTACTCAACAGTGACAGGAACATTAG GTATGTAGCCCTGACATCATTGCTTCGACTGGTGCAGTCTGATCACAGTGCTGTGCAGCGGCATCGGCCCACTGTGGTGGATTGTCTACAGGAAACTGATGCCTCCCTCAGCCG GAGGGCCCTGGAACTAAGCCTGGCTCTGGTAAATAGCTCCAATGTGCGAGCCATGATGCAAGAGCTGCAGGCCTTTCTGGAGTCCTGCCCGCCTGACCTACGGGCTGACTGTGCCTCAGGCATCCTGCTAGCTGCAGAAAG GTTTGCTCCCACCAAACgctggcacatagacaccatccTGCATGTGCTGACCACG GCAGGTACCCATGTGCGGGATGATGCAGTGGCCAACCTGACCCAGCTGATTGGGGGGGCCCAGGAGCTACATGCCTACTCTGTGCGCCGCCTCTACAATGCCCTGGCAGAAGACATTTCCCAG CAACCACTGGTGCAGGTGGCAGCCTGGTGCATTGGGGAATATGGGGACCTCCTGCTGGAGGGGAACTGTGAGGAGATTGAGCCCCTTCAG GTGGACGAAGAGGAAGTACTGGCATTGCTGGAAAAGGTGCTGCAGTCCCATATGTCCCTGCCAGCCACTCGAGGATATGCCCTCACAGCCCTCATGAAACTCAGCACTCGCCTCCAAGGGGACAATAA CCGCATCCGCCAGGTGGTGTCCATCTACAAGAGCTGCTTGGACGTAGAGCTGCAACAGCGGGCTGTGGAGTATGACACACTCTTCCGGAAGTACGATCACATGAG GGCTGCCATCCTGGAAAAAATGCCTCTTGTGGAGCGAGATGGCCCTCAGGCTGATGAGGAAGCAAAGGAAAGCAAAGCAGCAGCCCAACTTTCAGAAGCAGTCCCAGCACCCACAGAGCCCCAG GCCTCACAGCTCCTGGATCTGCTAGATCTCCTGGATGGGGCTTCTGGGGATGCCCAGCATCCTCCCCCTCTGGACCCCTCCCCTGGAGGTGCCCTGGTATACCTGCTGGACCTTCCCTGTGCACCTCCACCCCCAG CTCCCATCCCAGATCTCAAAGTGTTTGAGCGTGAGGGAGTACAGCTGAATCTGTCTTTCATTCGACCCCCTGAAAACCCTGCTTTGCTGTTAATCACCGCCACTGCCACCAACTCCTCAGAGGGTGATGTCACCGATTTCATCTGCCAGGCTGCTGTGCCCAAG AGTCTCCAGCTCCAAATGCAGGCCCCCAGTGGGAACACAGTTCCAGCTCGGGGTGGCCTTCCTATCACCCAGCTCTTCAGAATCCTCAATCCTAACAAG GCCCCTGTGCGGCTAAAGCTGCGCCTCACCTACAACCACTTTCACCAGTCAGTGCAGGAGATCTTTGAGGTGAACAACTTGCCTGTGGAATCGTGGCAGTAA
- the AP1G2 gene encoding AP-1 complex subunit gamma-like 2 isoform X4 gives MGWSRNLETYFGKVRMVAPSLKLQDLIEEIRGAKTQAQEREVIQKECAHIRASFRDGDPVHRHRQLAKLLYVHMLGYPAHFGQMECLKLIASSRFTDKRVGYLGAMLLLDERHDAHLLITNSIKNDLSQGIQPVQGLALCTLSTMGSAEMCRDLAPEVEKLLLQPSPYVRKKAILTAVHMIRKVPELSSVFLPPCVHLLHERHHGILLGTITLITELCERSPAALRHFRKVVPQLVQILRTLVTTGYSTEHSISGVSDPFLQVQILRLLRILGRNHEESSETMNDLLAQVATNTDTSRNAGNAVLFETVLTIMDIRSAAGLRVLAVNILGRFLLNSDRNIRYVALTSLLRLVQSDHSAVQRHRPTVVDCLQETDASLSRRALELSLALVNSSNVRAMMQELQAFLESCPPDLRADCASGILLAAERFAPTKRWHIDTILHVLTTAGTHVRDDAVANLTQLIGGAQELHAYSVRRLYNALAEDISQQPLVQVAAWCIGEYGDLLLEGNCEEIEPLQVDEEEVLALLEKVLQSHMSLPATRGYALTALMKLSTRLQGDNNRIRQVVSIYKSCLDVELQQRAVEYDTLFRKYDHMRAAILEKMPLVERDGPQADEEAKESKAAAQLSEAVPAPTEPQASQLLDLLDLLDGASGDAQHPPPLDPSPGGALVYLLDLPCAPPPPAPIPDLKVFEREGVQLNLSFIRPPENPALLLITATATNSSEGDVTDFICQAAVPKSLQLQMQAPSGNTVPARGGLPITQLFRILNPNKAPVRLKLRLTYNHFHQSVQEIFEVNNLPVESWQ, from the exons ATGGGGTGGTCGCGGAATTTGGAGACCTACTTCGGGAAAG tcagaatggtggcGCCTTCGCTGAAGCTTCAGGACCTCATCGAAGAGATTCGCGGGGCCAAGACTCAGGCCCAGGAGCGGGAGGTGATCCAAAAGGAGTGCGCCCACATCCGGGCCTCCTTCCGCGATGGGGACCCAGTGCACAGGCACCGGCAGCTGGCCAAACTGCTCTACGTCCACATGTTGGGCTACCCCGCCCACTTTGGACAG ATGGAGTGCCTGAAACTGATCGCCTCCTCCAGATTCACAGACAAGAGGGTGGGCTACCTGGGGGCCATGCTTCTATTGGATGAGAGGCACGATGCCCACCTGCTCATTACCAACAGCATCAAGAA TGACCTGAGCCAGGGGATTCAGCCAGTACAAGGCCTGGCCTTGTGCACTTTGAGCACCATGGGCTCTGCTGAGATGTGCCGAGACCTGGCCCCAGAGGTGGAGAAACTGCTCCTGCAGCCCAGTCCCTACGTGCGCAAGAAG GCTATTCTGACTGCAGTGCACATGATCCGGAAGGTCCCTGAACTCTCCAGCGTCTTCCTCCCACCCTGTGTCCACCTGCTTCACGAGCGTCACCATG GCATCCTGCTGGGCACCATCACGCTGATCACGGAGCTCTGCGAACGAAGCCCTGCAGCCCTCAGGCACTTCCGAAAG GTGGTACCCCAGCTGGTACAGATCCTCCGGACTCTGGTGACAACGGGATACTCCACAGAACACAGCATATCTGGAGTCAGCGACCCCTTCCTGCAG GTCCAGATACTTCGTCTGCTTCGGATCCTGGGCCGGAACCACGAGGAGAGCAGTGAGACCATGAATGACTTGCTGGCCCAG GTGGCCACTAACACAGACACCAGCCGAAATGCCGGGAATGCGGTCCTGTTTGAGACAGTACTCACCATCATGGATATCCGCTCTGCAGCTGGCCTACGG GTTCTAGCTGTCAACATTCTTGGCCGCTTCCTACTCAACAGTGACAGGAACATTAG GTATGTAGCCCTGACATCATTGCTTCGACTGGTGCAGTCTGATCACAGTGCTGTGCAGCGGCATCGGCCCACTGTGGTGGATTGTCTACAGGAAACTGATGCCTCCCTCAGCCG GAGGGCCCTGGAACTAAGCCTGGCTCTGGTAAATAGCTCCAATGTGCGAGCCATGATGCAAGAGCTGCAGGCCTTTCTGGAGTCCTGCCCGCCTGACCTACGGGCTGACTGTGCCTCAGGCATCCTGCTAGCTGCAGAAAG GTTTGCTCCCACCAAACgctggcacatagacaccatccTGCATGTGCTGACCACG GCAGGTACCCATGTGCGGGATGATGCAGTGGCCAACCTGACCCAGCTGATTGGGGGGGCCCAGGAGCTACATGCCTACTCTGTGCGCCGCCTCTACAATGCCCTGGCAGAAGACATTTCCCAG CAACCACTGGTGCAGGTGGCAGCCTGGTGCATTGGGGAATATGGGGACCTCCTGCTGGAGGGGAACTGTGAGGAGATTGAGCCCCTTCAG GTGGACGAAGAGGAAGTACTGGCATTGCTGGAAAAGGTGCTGCAGTCCCATATGTCCCTGCCAGCCACTCGAGGATATGCCCTCACAGCCCTCATGAAACTCAGCACTCGCCTCCAAGGGGACAATAA CCGCATCCGCCAGGTGGTGTCCATCTACAAGAGCTGCTTGGACGTAGAGCTGCAACAGCGGGCTGTGGAGTATGACACACTCTTCCGGAAGTACGATCACATGAG GGCTGCCATCCTGGAAAAAATGCCTCTTGTGGAGCGAGATGGCCCTCAGGCTGATGAGGAAGCAAAGGAAAGCAAAGCAGCAGCCCAACTTTCAGAAGCAGTCCCAGCACCCACAGAGCCCCAG GCCTCACAGCTCCTGGATCTGCTAGATCTCCTGGATGGGGCTTCTGGGGATGCCCAGCATCCTCCCCCTCTGGACCCCTCCCCTGGAGGTGCCCTGGTATACCTGCTGGACCTTCCCTGTGCACCTCCACCCCCAG CTCCCATCCCAGATCTCAAAGTGTTTGAGCGTGAGGGAGTACAGCTGAATCTGTCTTTCATTCGACCCCCTGAAAACCCTGCTTTGCTGTTAATCACCGCCACTGCCACCAACTCCTCAGAGGGTGATGTCACCGATTTCATCTGCCAGGCTGCTGTGCCCAAG AGTCTCCAGCTCCAAATGCAGGCCCCCAGTGGGAACACAGTTCCAGCTCGGGGTGGCCTTCCTATCACCCAGCTCTTCAGAATCCTCAATCCTAACAAG GCCCCTGTGCGGCTAAAGCTGCGCCTCACCTACAACCACTTTCACCAGTCAGTGCAGGAGATCTTTGAGGTGAACAACTTGCCTGTGGAATCGTGGCAGTAA